The genomic region TGAACGGACTCTGCGCAGCGGCGTGCAGACAGTGGGTGATACCCCGGCGAGTCCATTCCTAAAATTGCTTCTCAAGCCTTCTACTGCCCAGTAACGGCAGTTTCCGGCGTTCTCGATACCTGTTGGTGAGGGCAGTCGCAATCCGCGGCTGTTTTGGGTCATTTGTCGGTTATATGTCAGTGATGAAGTCGCGTCGTTGTTCCATCTTTTCGCGGTCAGTTCGTCGGTCGTAATGTCGATCGAGGATGCTCGAGGAGACGTCGCACCGATCGCTCACGATCTCCTCGGGAACGTCCTCGCGAAGTTGGTACGTGATCGAGCCCCGGCGGATCGTATGCGGTGAGAGGCTACTCGGACACGTCGAGTAGTGGCTGTACACCCGCGCCTCGCAGTCGTCCGGGTCCCGATCGTGGGGACACTCTCGGTACAGGCACGGCTGCGTTAGCCGGTACACCTCCGAACGGATCTGTCCGGCACTCAGGCGCCCTCGGTCGCTCGTCAGCAGTGGCTCGCGGCCGTGCTTGTCGACGACGTCGTGCCGGTGGAATCGGATGTACTCGTCGACGACGTCACAGTAGTAGTCGTCGAGCGCCATCGGCCGCTCCGCCGGTCCCTTGTTCTTCAGTGGCGTGTCGGTGTCAGGGCGGTGGCGAAGCCAGACGCACTGCTGGTCCGGCTCGTAGTCCTCCAGGTCGATCGCCCGAAGGCCGCCGAGACGAATCCCGGTGTGCCAGAGGACGGCGATGATAACGTGCTCGCGGCTCGCACGGTGGTACCGCTCGAGGTAGCTCAGAATTTCGCGCGCTCGGTCCTCGTCGAGCAGTTCGTCACGAGCCTCCTCGTCACGGTCGACGTCGGGGAGTTTCACGCGCTCGCGCATGCCCGGCTCGACGGCGTCGATCGACGCGCAGAACTCGAGGAATACGCGAAGCGTCGCGAGCTGGCCTCGCAGGGTGACCACGTTGACGTCCTCCTGTCGCCAGACGCGGTAACGGTGGAGATCGCGCCCCGTCAGGTCGTTCAGGTTGTCGATTCCGACCTCGTTGCACCACTCGACGAAGGCGTTCAGTCGGTAGCGGTGGTTCTGGAGCGTCTTGCGACTAACCTCGAGTTCGCGATGAGAGGCGTAGAGTTCGAGCGCCTCCTGGGGAGCGAGCGGCTCGAGATCGTCACTCATCCAACCAACCCCCGTCAGCGAGCAGCACCGGCTTTTCACCGACCTCTTCGTACTGCTGCTCGAGCTTGCCCGCGCAGTGGTGACAGACGTAGCCGTCGGGGGTGACGACCTCTTTCCAATTCTTGCAGCCGGGCGTCTCGCAGGTGTAGAGGTTCGAACCGCCATCGGTGACCGCGACGGTCGTTTCACCGCAGGTCGAACACACTGACGCCGTGCGAGAGCGGTAGTCGTCCGTCTCGGTTCGGTGGATCGTCTCGCCTTCGCAGACGCGACAGTCGCGCTCTTCGTGCTCGATCTGGATGTGCTGCTTCTCGTACTCGTAGACGGCCATCAGCGGCCCTTGCTCGAGGACGTCGTCGGGTGTCGCATCGACAATGTGCTCAGGAAGTTCCTTCGTCTGTCCGCCGTCGCAGCGCAGCTGCGCGCAGCGCCGACAGACTGCCTCGTCGAGTCGGGCGTCGTACCCCTCTCGACACGCGCCGCACGCACAGCGAGCGTCAGAACTATTCGTAGGCGATGCCTCTTCGGTCGCGTGGGGGACTGACCCCACAGTGATTCCAGAGTTCATACTGGCTCTACGGAACCACCTTCTGGGCGGCGTGCCAGCGCCGCCCGGTCTCACCTACCAACAAGAGTCATCTTCACCCGATTCGGTAGTTCCTACTCACCCCAATGAACGCCTATTACATATACGTAACGATGAACCTAATCGGTAGCACAGGCTCTTATACATAGAATACCGAACAAAAAGGTGTGTGTCGTACCAAGAGTTGAGCAATGAGAGAATCGGGAACGTGGATGACGATTTGGGACGATCGCATCCTCGAGTATCTTCGTGAACACGAGGGGGCGACAGTCGGAGAATTGACCGATAGCGAGAGTATTCGAGTCTCGAATGCACACGTTTCCCGGCGTTGTAAGAAGTTGGCCGAGCACGCACTCTTAACGCCTATCGGGAACGGCGCGTACATCATCACCGATCGAGGAGAGGCCTATCTCGATGAAGAGTACGACGCCGAGAACGAGGTGTTCCTCAACGGAAACGGTGCGAACGACGGACCAACTGCGAGCGGTACCTCTCAATCCTAATGAGCCGAAAGCCTGCCCGCTGGATGTGCACGCTCGACGAGCGGATTCTCGAACATCTTAACGACGATTCATGGTCTACTCCTCGGCATATGGCCCGCGTGATGAAGTTCGACGCCTCTCGTCATCGTGTTTCAGAACGCTGCTGGATGCTCGCGCAGGCTGGGTTTATTGCTCCGCTCTTTGAGGAGAGCAAGATGTATGAGATCACTGGTGAGGGACAGCAGTATCTTGAGGGTAAACTGGATGCTGAGAATAGGCCGAGGCCTTCGCCCCAGGCGCTTCGAAGTTAACGCCCTCCAATAGATTCTTTTAGACGAAGCTTCGACAAGAAGTAAATGGAACAAGATGATTTATCTGACATTCAAACCAACGCACGAAGTCAGAATTTAGTCCGAGTTATCGAACGCTTTGTTGAGACGCTAAACGAGCAAGCTGGTGAAAAACACGCTGCAGATGTTCTGCTTAATGGAGCTGTCTTACAGGGAAAAGCACTGGAACAGAAGCCAGAGCGATTTATCGAAGAGCAGTTAGTTGATCCGGTAATGCGCGTCCTCGGTTACGAGCCGCGTTTTCAACCCACTGGCTTCAATGGACTCAGAGGTCGGTACCCAGACTTCACAGCTCTAAATCTGGGAGTCACCAACTTCGGTGAAGTGAAAAAGCCGGGCAAAATCCAAAGTGCTCGACGGGAGTCATTTGAATACCTGAATAAAGCCACTGACCGCCCAATCGCTGGAATCGCCACGGACGGCTTCGTCTGGATCCTCCATACCGCAACGGAACCTGGCGAACAGCCGACGTACACACATCACGTTGCACTTCATGATCTCTTCCGAAAGATTCGACTTGAGCAGACTCAGCCAAACGCTAAGCGTCGATCTCGGACACACCTTCGTAGCCTTTCTTCGGATTTTGTAAGCCAATTCAATAACAAATATGTGAAAGAGTTCTTCCAACGAAATGACGACAAGGTCTGATTGCCCTTATTTTGAAGAGAGCATGTGTATGAGATCACTAGAGTGGAGCAAAAGTATCTTGCGCGACAGCTATATGCTAAGAATTGGCACGACCGCCGCCTCAATTGCTCCGTGAATTAGGTGATTTGTTTGTTTTGAATTGGTCTGTTCTCTCTAACTGGAGTACTCTCTCTCGTACCTTTTTATAACAAATGTCAAAAAAGAGGATACCTGGTGCAAGGTCATTATTAGGTAATCTTGATCAATTCTCTCGTGTCGTTTTCGGTCACCACCTGTTCTTTGAACACCGATTTGAATCCCCGAAGAGATTTTTTGCCACTCTGCCACCATCTCGTCATTCGGTTTAAATAGCCCCTGGTTCCTCATCTCTGAGAGACATTTTCCTACAGTCGCCTCACTATCATCTACCCATCCTTCTAGATCTACACAGATTTTTTGACAAACGCTTTCTAAGCTGTTGTACAATTTTTCAGGCACCACATATGTGAACGTCTCATTCTTATAAAGGTTCCAAGCCTCATTGTACCCCTCTAAAGGCTCTTTCCATGTATCACCCAGGGATAGAATTCTAAGCATTTGATCGGATTCGATTATCGTTTCATCGGCAAGTTGCTGAAAGTATATTTGACTATAGTCCTCAGTTCGACTCCATTCTTCAGAAACTATTTCGCGAGCAGAAGGCCTCATTTGAATGAGAATTCCCTCCTCAATTAATGATCGGTCAATTTTTATTGCTAACTCAACCAACGTATTGGTCGAGTAGGCCCAGCTGTTACTAAACCCGTCTGATTGTGTCTTCCTCCATAGTGTGTTCAACAAATACTCCAAATAATCCAAAACATCATCTTGATCTCCGGAAAGAAGGAATTCATACTGAGACTCATTTATCCTTAGATTGCTTCGGAATTGGACCGGTTCCTTCCCAGTATACTGAACATAAGAATCAAATGCAGACCGAATATCGTTATCCTTCACAAATTTTAAAGAATGGGCGATCCGCTTTCTTGCAACCTCCGTTAATTCTTCGTGTATTCGAGGCTCAGGTTCACTGTTACGCTTGCTCCAAACGTTAATATCCCACATTAGACCGATGTACAAGTTTCCTCATCATAGTCTTATGGATTAGATATTTCTAACTTATAACCACATCACTTTCTGCCGCTCCCGCTGCTGCGCCTCTGGACTGTAGCTCCCTCTGTAGTGCTCTAAGAAGGTCTCGAGATCGTTCCACCCACCCCAGTCACACACTAGTAGCGGATCAACATCAGCCGAGGCGAGCGCAGTCGCCCAGGTCCGCCGGAGATCGTGGAACCCGAGATGTGACCAACCGGCGTCACTAGTCTCCTCGTGCAACTCGTCGGCAACCGATCGTACCCACCGCCGGAGCGAGCGCGTGCTCGCGATCTCGACGAGCGGTGCGCTCGAGGAGGCATCGCGAACATCGTCGATCGTTCGGATGGTCGTTGCCAAGTCACGCGGGACGGGCGTCTCTCGGAACTTGTCGCCCTTCCCGTGCCAGACGCGCAGCACTGTCCCGGCATCGGTGTCGACGACATCCTCGGGGGAGACATCGAGCACCTCGTGGGAGCGCAGCCCGCAGCGCGCACCGAGCGCGAATGCTGTTCGCTGTTGGGTTCCATCCGCAGCCTCGAGAAGTGCCGTCACTTCGTCTTGACTCAGCCACACCTTCATGTCGTCGCGTTTCTCGTGCTGTTGTAGGTTCATTGTGTCCGGTATCCTCGCATCCCGGACAACATTCCGCGAAAACCTAGGTTTTTCGGTGGGGTTCGCGGGGGTGATCGGGCCGAATCTGTCCGAGATTACGGGAGAAGTCGGACGCAGTTTACAGCCCTGTTGGCCTTCTCAAACGAATTAAATACTTGCTGCTGTATCTATCCCTCTATAGCCTGAGAGCAAACTAATTGAACACCATCGTACTTTCTTCTCATTTCTTGAACTAGCTTTCTATCTCGCTTATCCAGTTCTTCAGCGAGTGTGCTTGGTTTGATATTCAATCCATCTTTCTTCGCTCTTGCTTTTATAGCAGGGTTCTTAAAATTCCGATAGATATTCCCCTCCTCATCTTTTTTTCCTCCTGTAATTGTGATTTCGCAGTAAACCTCTCCAGTCATGATCTCAGTCAAATCCTCATGTACCTCCTTGATTTCACCACTTACCTCTTCTTCAAACGATACAGATTCCTCTTCAAGTTCAGATTCAAGTGTGTCTTTGATTTCCCTGAATGCCTCCCGAGTATTGCGAACTGATTGTTCAAATTCTTCTTGAGCCTCCTCCAGTTCTGAAATCATCATTTCTATTCGTCGAGGATCCATAATCAAGCCAAGATATCGATTGACCAAAAATCCTACCATTCTCTCAAATACATTGAGAATCGGACACTGCTCGTCCAACCCTGGGAAAGTTCTCGGACACGGGCCCACAACCAAACTTATTGCAAATCCACCTCTTTCTCAGATATAATATGAGCCCAAAGAAGGATTCTCCTGAGAATTCCTCCTCAGGTCACTTTGAAGAGTCTATGCAGTCCTTCGCAGATGCGTCACTTTATGTTTTGAAGGGGAGCAGTCATGCTTTTTGGGGATTTTGGGAGTGGGTTCGTGAAAAGCATCCTCTCGTTCAAGCAATTATTGCCCTTCCAATCACTTGGCTCCTTACCGAAATTGCTGGCCTCTTTGCAGAGACCTTCTATTCCACATTCTGGGGACGTGAAGTCATCATTGATGGAACAATTCATGTTTCTAATCTTCCTGTCCCAGTTAGTGTTGCTATCTACTTCCTGCTGGTGATAACAGCAGTGACTATGTTCTCCGCACACATGAATTATCGAGAGATAGAGAGGCTGAAGAAGGAGATCGCGAAAGACTCCGAAGATTGAATCACGTCCGAGTTTAGAGGAAAACTCGGACATCACAATCGTCTCTAACGCATCAAAACCTGTTACCACCATAATGAAACACTTAACAACTGCATGGGTATGATTTCACTTTCACTCTGGTGTACAAACGTTTTTATCGTAATCGTTTGTATTGTTCTATATGGCAGACGACAAGCGATCGAAAAAGGGAGAAAAGAAAGACAACCTAATCAGCGGCCAAGACGAGAAAGCAAGAGTTTCCGAAACGTCCGAGGAAGACCCTCGAGGTAGCAGTAGTAGTGATTCAGATGAGTGACGAAAAAGAACGCCGAAAAAAGGGGGAAGGCAAAGAGAAGAAAAGACGGACTCATAACGCAAAGGTCTCGAAAACGTCAGAAGGTGACCCTCGTGAGTCGAAAAAAGGTAAAGAGTCCGATGGCTGAGGAAGAATCTAACAAAAATAAGGAAGATGAGAATAGAGATTATGATGCCTTCAGCTCGAAAGTTAAGAACACTTCTGAAAACGACCCTCGATACGATGCGAGAGATCTCCGCACACTAGATAATTCTGAAGAAAAATCGGAGTCAGAAAGTAAGAGTCAGGAAGACTCTAAGTAAAACAGTGATTTCTCTTCCGACCTTCAGCTTAATATATTCTCTTTTATTTTTAGTACCTGGGTTCTTCACATATAAGTATTCTCGCCATGTTGGTAGGATAACAAAAGAAGTTGATAATTTTGACAAAGCTATTTATACTGTTCTGGGAAGTGGCTTAGCACTCTCCGTTAGTATTGTTTTGGTGACTATTGTCAACTCAATCCACAATAATGAGCTTTGGATTCCTAATACAGAAATCGAACTATTATCACTGGCAGCAATTTACATAATAACAATACCAATCTCGATAATCGATGGGTACGCCCTTGGACATATTATCCGATGGAGGGTCCATGAAGGTGATGACATTCGTAACGAATCCGTCTGGAGGTTAATAGCATACAATTCAGAAGAGCCTACTCGTGTTACAGTCTTCACAACCGATAATAGCGAAATATGGGGCGAGATCTACACCGTAGACTTAGAACCTCATGGAAAAGATTTGTTTCTCAAATACCCCTTGAGAATTGTGCGGAATGATGGTGGTCAAGTAGTTGAAAAAATTGAGTTAGGAGACTACACTTACATTTCTGAAGAGTCTATTTCACAGATACATTATGAAACAGATGTTGAAATGTAATACAAATGACTACCTCTTCCCTCCTCCATTATTGTAATTTGATGACCTTTCGTACTTATTTAGTTTGTCTTCGAATCAGGGCTTCTCGGACACCCTTCTCAGAGCAAGTTGATCGGAACCCGTGCTCAGTCCAGAGAAGGCAATTACTCCGCCGTCGGTTCTTCAGAAAGATCCTCAAAGCCGCCTGCTTGTAACACTTGTCGAATATGAAAATCCTTCTCTGAAGGTTCTTCTATCTCTAGCGCGGACTCAAGATGCTCTTTACACTCATCACTGAGCTTCACCATATTCTCCGTCAAAAACGGATTAGTTATATAATTTATGTTATTCGGAGAGAATATCCAAGCGATATGAGTATTCGCTTCTAATCAATGCATACACGTACCTAATCGAAGTGAGAACCCCAAATAGGATTCTCGGTCATCAAAATCGTCAGAACGGCCGCCCCTGCGTAAGTCCACCCGACCCGACCATCTGATTGACGTGCTCACCCAGCTGGATACCACCGATGTAGAGCCCGGCCGCCGACGGGAGCACTCGCTCGCCTCCGATCCACATCTCGAAGTCGAAATGTACAGGGTACTCCTGTTCGGGCTCGTTCTGCGGAATCACCAGCGTTAGCGGCACGTAGAGCGTGTTCTCCGACGAGTCACGGATCAGTTCGCCGATCGCGTGCTCGATCGCCGGATTCGTCTCGCTCCAGCTCTCCGCGACGACGTCGTTCCGACCGACCGCGTCCGGGTAGATGTTGTTCAGCTCCACGACGACGTCGAACACCAGCGGCCAGTACATGATGCCATTCTGGGTGAAGTCCTCGATCGTCGACGTCGAGATGGTCCCGTCAGACGAGCACGTCAGCGAGACGTCGTTGCCGTCGACGTCCCGAACGTACGGCTCGGGCAGTTCCTCGAGCGGAACGTGGCGAACCTCGCGGTCATAGATCGGTTCGTCGCTCGTCTCGGGAATCTCCGTCTCGGTCCCCACTTCCGTGTTCAGCAGGGCGACGTCGTCGGCGTCGATCCGCGTTACTTCCGTCCGCGACGGGGGCACCTCGCTCTCGTTGAAGGGGTCGACGAACTCGACCAGCTGCTCTTCGCTGTACGTCTCCCACACCCAGCGGAACAGCTCATCCATCCGCATCGGCTCGGAGAACGAGCCCTCGACGATCGCGTACTCAAGCGGGTCCGGCTCGTCCTCGTCGTCATCAACGTCGTCCTCAGTCTCGACCCATGTGACCGTCGGGTTCGAGGGGCCGGTCACGGCGATGTTGTCGACGATCTCGGGATTCAGTCTGAAGACCTGCCTGAACTCCTCGATCTCCTCGCCGATGTTGCCCATTACTCGGGTTTCGAGTGAGTAGCCGGGGGCCAGCGTAGCGGGCCACACGTCGATTCCGTTGTCAATCCGCAGACCGTGGCTCGAATCAGATAGTCGTTCGATGTAGCCCCCATCTTCGTCGTAGAGTCGGACGTTCTCAAGTTCGAACGTCGAGAGCGTTCCCGAGTCCGCGATTGCGGTCACGTCGAGCGAGAACATAATGCGCCGATGGAAACGGGTTCGTCGACTCATCGAGAACGAGCCGCTGGGATGGCTTGCCTCGATCTCGATCACGCCGCCGACGTCGTTGTGATCGACTGAATCGAGAGTCGCCCGATGCTCGTACTCGTAACGGGCATTCTCGTTGCGCTCGTCAAAGATTGAATCGTCCGTGTGGACCGCGTCGACCGATACCTCGTCGGGATCGTAGCTGATCCGGGCCTCAAAGCTCTGGAACGGCTCGGGCGAGTACCGGATTGTGAACTGCCCGTTTGTGCTCTCTCCGGGCGGGAGACAGCCGAACGATGTGAGAGAGGCGAATCGAGATTCTGGATTTGTGCGCCTTCGTGTCGATCGCGTCGAGGAGGTGCTGCTTCCTTCTCCTTCTCCCTCCCCATCCTCGTCTTCGTCGTCCTCGTCTTCGTCGTCCTCGTCTTCGTCGTCTTCTTCCTCCTCCTCCTCCTCCTCGTTCTCGGGGTGTTCGGGGTCAGGAACAGCGTTAACGATCTCCTCAGCGTTTGTCGGGCAGTTATACGTCACGTCCACCGAAATGAATATCAGGCCCGTCGAGGAGTCGACGGTAATATCCCCGGTGTCGATCTCGATCGAGCAATCCTCTCCCATCCCGTAGACCTCGAACCCTTCCCAAATCGAGGGATCGTCTGAGTAAATGGCGATCGTCTGCTCGACCGTCACCGGCCACTCGTCGGCGTCGACGCCATAGGCGTCTTGCCAGTCGAAATCTGCGTAGATCGGAGCCCCAAGCTCCTCGCTAAATCGGATCTCGCTCTCGATCTCCTCGGCGTCGTCTTCGTCGAGGTGGTCGTAGGCGTCGGCGATCCCGTCAACCATCAACTCAATGGCGGTCCCCTCGCCCATCTCGGCTCGGGCTCCGGGCTCCCCAAGTGGTCGCGATTGAGCAAAGTCGTAATCTGGATAGAAGAAGCCGCCCACCAAATCTATGTGCTCGCCACCGGACCCCGACGCGTCTGGTTCGTCCGATAGCGTCGTCACCTCCCGATCGAAGCCGAACGGGAAAAAGACCCCCTCGGTTTCCATCTCCTCGCCGCCCTCGCCGTCTCTCGACTCCGCATCTGACTCCGCAAGTGTCCGCTCTTGAGCAAAGTCGTAATCTGGATAGAGGATACCGCCCACCATGTTCACGGGCTCGCCACCGGACCCCGACGCGTCTGGTTCGTCCGATAGCGTCGTCACCTCCCGATCGAAGCCGAACGGGAAAAAGACCCCCTCGGTATCCATCTCCTCGCCGCCCTCGCCGTCCGTTAGCTCTGGGTCTTCCGAAAGGCTCCGTTCATCGCTTGAGAAGTCCGAATACTCGAATCCCATATTACTCGGTCAGGAAGATGTGACCTACCCGGCCCCCATCAGTTGTTTGAGTGCCAAGGGTAGTGTCGAAATAAGTCTCTGGCTCCTGCCCGACCCCCTCATCAATCAGATCAACAACGCCGGTTTCTTCCGGCTGAAAAAGAAGCCGGACCTCGGGATCTTCAAAATGAGCCTCCGGGCTGCCCCAGCTATCCTCGTCCTCCCCTAAAGCAGCGTAGAACTGGTGGGCGACGAGATCGACATCCTCAGTGATCAGGTAGCTTGCGTCTCCGGTAGCGGTGAGGTGAGTAACTCCGTTCGCATCTGGGAACTGGTAATTATAGAGCCCAACATCCTCGTGGCTAAACTCCGCGTCGTCTATTTCCTCCGCGATCTCCTCGATAACCTGCGAAAGTCCATTTTCGACTAGATCAGGTTCGTTGTACGGGTCTGACCAATCCCCAAACACGTCAGGGAGTCCACGGGGCTGAGAGGGGTCCCTTCCGAAATTCTCGTCATTGTCAAACCATGCGAGTATCCAGCCATCCGTCTTTACTCGGACGTAAATAGTGACCGAATCGCTCCACGCCCGAGAGAGTGTGTACTCTCCATCGAACCCGTTTGCTGCACTGTTGAACCCGGAGAGTCCACCCACCTCATTAGCGATGCGAGGGGCGTCGATCTCGGTTGCCTCTCCGTCATCGAGGGCGTTCCAGTAGGCGATCCAGCCGATCGGGTCCGTGTCTAAGTCCGGTAATTCCTCTGGCATCTATCGGTCCTCCGTCTCTCCGCTGATAGCCGCCGCGGGCGGCTCTGAAAGCTGTTTACCGTGCTGTGCGTCCGTCTCGTCGTCGTTGTGATCGGTCATGGGAAAATGAAGTCTCGTTAGGCGAAGGCGGCGACCTTCACCTGCGTCTCGCTACTGTCCGAATCCGGGAGAGAGAACCGCGCCATCGACGAGTTGAGTCCGCCCTCTGGTGCCGGAACGAATGGGTCGGCCTCGCCCGGGTCGAGCGGGATCTTCCGGTGGTCGCCGGACTGGCGAAACGACACCCGAATCGGCTCGTCGAAGCCCCAGACCATCACCGAGCGGGCCGGGAAGCCCCAGTTCAGCGTTTGCTCGGATTCGCGGTGTGAAGTGATCGCCAGCGGTGCCTCGGTCGTGAAGTATTCCGCCTCCTGGTGCTCGGGGCGATCGTCGCCAGGGAACGCCGCCGAGCCCCGGTTTTGCATCTGCATCTCGATCAGCAGCGCCAGCAGCAGCGAGTCCGTCGTGTTCTCGAGGGACTGGTAGATCCAGTTGTTCGCCCGCTGCGGGAAATACTGGTCGAGCAGTGCGTCGTACTTGCTTCGCGTCGATGGTCGTGGAATACCGCCTATCTCGTTACTCATGTCTCGCCTCGTCTTCGCCGCCGTCAGTCGCTACTTGCCGCACGTCCCTCCGTAGGTCCCGCAGGGCGTCCGTGTGTTCGGAGATTGCCTCAAGCCACGATTCGCGCTCTTCGCGGCGTTCGTTGCGCTCCTCTCGATACAACCG from Halobacteria archaeon AArc-dxtr1 harbors:
- a CDS encoding helix-turn-helix domain-containing protein gives rise to the protein MRESGTWMTIWDDRILEYLREHEGATVGELTDSESIRVSNAHVSRRCKKLAEHALLTPIGNGAYIITDRGEAYLDEEYDAENEVFLNGNGANDGPTASGTSQS
- a CDS encoding DUF6338 family protein; the protein is MISLPTFSLIYSLLFLVPGFFTYKYSRHVGRITKEVDNFDKAIYTVLGSGLALSVSIVLVTIVNSIHNNELWIPNTEIELLSLAAIYIITIPISIIDGYALGHIIRWRVHEGDDIRNESVWRLIAYNSEEPTRVTVFTTDNSEIWGEIYTVDLEPHGKDLFLKYPLRIVRNDGGQVVEKIELGDYTYISEESISQIHYETDVEM
- a CDS encoding site-specific integrase, translated to MSDDLEPLAPQEALELYASHRELEVSRKTLQNHRYRLNAFVEWCNEVGIDNLNDLTGRDLHRYRVWRQEDVNVVTLRGQLATLRVFLEFCASIDAVEPGMRERVKLPDVDRDEEARDELLDEDRAREILSYLERYHRASREHVIIAVLWHTGIRLGGLRAIDLEDYEPDQQCVWLRHRPDTDTPLKNKGPAERPMALDDYYCDVVDEYIRFHRHDVVDKHGREPLLTSDRGRLSAGQIRSEVYRLTQPCLYRECPHDRDPDDCEARVYSHYSTCPSSLSPHTIRRGSITYQLREDVPEEIVSDRCDVSSSILDRHYDRRTDREKMEQRRDFITDI
- a CDS encoding site-specific integrase, which encodes MNLQQHEKRDDMKVWLSQDEVTALLEAADGTQQRTAFALGARCGLRSHEVLDVSPEDVVDTDAGTVLRVWHGKGDKFRETPVPRDLATTIRTIDDVRDASSSAPLVEIASTRSLRRWVRSVADELHEETSDAGWSHLGFHDLRRTWATALASADVDPLLVCDWGGWNDLETFLEHYRGSYSPEAQQRERQKVMWL